A genomic window from Punica granatum isolate Tunisia-2019 chromosome 2, ASM765513v2, whole genome shotgun sequence includes:
- the LOC116195324 gene encoding uncharacterized protein LOC116195324: MANQSLLLYLIFSLLLLLLLPSSYQTPEPATPRLSVAHTELTNYGFPVGLLPSDVSAYSINATSGEFSVDLAGACRITLPPDNYLAAYSKRIKGRIVRGKIAHLDGIRVRAFFSWWSITGIRASGDNLVFEVGSVSAKYPSKNFDESPACEGRQHSAS; the protein is encoded by the coding sequence ATGGCCAACCAATCTCTCCTCCTCTACCTcatcttctctctcctcctcctcctcctcctccccagTTCCTATCAGACCCCTGAGCCGGCCACGCCGAGGCTCTCAGTAGCCCACACCGAGCTGACCAACTACGGCTTCCCGGTCGGCCTCCTCCCCTCCGACGTCAGCGCCTACTCCATCAACGCGACCTCAGGAGAGTTCTCTGTGGACCTCGCCGGCGCCTGCCGGATCACTCTCCCCCCTGATAACTACCTCGCCGCCTACTCCAAGCGGATCAAGGGGAGAATCGTGCGGGGCAAGATCGCCCATCTGGACGGTATTAGGGTTCGGGCCTTCTTCAGTTGGTGGTCGATTACCGGCATCAGGGCTAGCGGCGACAACTTGGTCTTCGAGGTCGGCTCAGTCAGCGCCAAGTATCCCTCCAAGAACTTCGACGAGAGCCCTGCCTGCGAGGGCAGGCAGCACTCAGCTTCCTGA